In Phreatobacter aquaticus, a single genomic region encodes these proteins:
- a CDS encoding class I SAM-dependent methyltransferase: MLHLGCTNWPYREQSSGDERFVHSVLLKEASEVWGVDADEEGLAALREQGVGHLYRGDLENLAELPIDRTFDVIVAGEVIEHLSNPGQFLSGIKRFMRNDTRLVITTVNAYCAFRMAIYGLRGRGGHSEPVHPDHVAYYSYKTLVHIAGRAGLELDQFLFYDLGHEHRPFARRSITIINDLVVRFMPQLADGVIGVFRLGPGEAGQ; the protein is encoded by the coding sequence GTGCTGCATCTGGGCTGCACCAACTGGCCCTATCGAGAGCAGTCATCGGGCGACGAGCGTTTCGTCCATTCAGTCCTCCTGAAGGAGGCATCGGAGGTCTGGGGTGTCGATGCCGACGAGGAGGGTCTCGCCGCGCTCCGCGAACAAGGTGTCGGCCATCTCTACCGGGGCGATTTGGAGAATCTCGCCGAACTCCCCATTGATCGCACCTTTGACGTGATCGTCGCGGGCGAGGTGATCGAGCATCTGTCCAATCCCGGTCAATTCCTGTCCGGAATCAAGCGATTCATGCGGAACGACACCCGACTGGTGATCACCACAGTCAATGCCTATTGCGCCTTCCGCATGGCGATCTACGGATTGCGCGGACGCGGTGGGCACAGCGAGCCGGTGCACCCCGATCACGTTGCCTATTATTCCTACAAGACGCTTGTTCACATTGCTGGCCGTGCCGGACTGGAGCTTGATCAGTTCCTTTTCTACGATCTAGGACACGAACATCGTCCGTTCGCTCGGCGCAGCATCACCATCATCAACGACCTCGTGGTGCGCTTCATGCCACAACTGGCGGATGGCGTGATCGGCGTCTTTCGCCTGGGCCCAGGGGAGGCGGGTCAATGA
- a CDS encoding lipopolysaccharide biosynthesis protein, with protein MTLVATPAIVHGLGPNAYGAYSIVVAIVAFAVMPPSQAAVAKFTASKSVTLADMDGLLLRILAVQMVAVAANVLLVGLVDRLVGINLPSDGGAQHVLFLASFAVWLIATAMIQVFSGALQYLGHWRLAAGVLLLTGCTYPLVGVVLVLLGTDWLVVVAGQAAAALVGSVVMMGFYRSVAPSGGGPVGSPPALPTIAGFLLRTGIAAGIGSVMALAERLFLAARFGPESAGRFAVAMSLAMLIHGLMQSANLRLPQLLSSALRQGGRSDMEAIYRFAMRLTLAATALVMTLVLALGERFLLLWLGQEFGSNVVPLLPWLAVAMSGLAVAVPVWMLADVAGQERLNIALMAGLMLAWAICAAILVPRQGADGIALARLSVPFCVAIYVVAVEFRVFGAFAGAFWALTMLRCGLVAAMTFALATHFAPHGWSGLVATAFASVAVNLVAGLLTGLLRPLDLEAKHG; from the coding sequence ATGACGCTTGTGGCCACACCCGCGATCGTCCACGGCCTGGGGCCGAATGCCTATGGCGCCTATTCGATCGTCGTAGCGATCGTCGCCTTCGCCGTCATGCCGCCTAGCCAGGCGGCAGTCGCGAAGTTCACCGCGAGCAAATCGGTCACTTTAGCGGACATGGACGGCCTGTTGCTGCGCATCCTGGCCGTGCAGATGGTGGCTGTTGCGGCAAATGTCCTGCTGGTGGGGCTGGTCGACAGGCTCGTGGGGATCAATCTGCCTTCCGACGGTGGGGCCCAGCATGTTCTGTTCCTCGCGAGCTTTGCGGTTTGGCTGATCGCGACTGCGATGATCCAGGTCTTCTCGGGAGCGTTGCAGTATCTCGGTCATTGGAGGCTTGCCGCCGGCGTTCTCCTGCTGACCGGTTGTACCTACCCGCTGGTTGGCGTGGTGCTGGTGCTGCTCGGCACCGACTGGTTGGTCGTCGTCGCCGGTCAGGCTGCTGCGGCGCTGGTGGGCTCGGTCGTGATGATGGGGTTCTATCGCAGCGTCGCGCCGTCTGGGGGCGGGCCGGTTGGCTCCCCTCCCGCGCTTCCGACGATTGCAGGCTTTCTCCTGCGCACCGGAATCGCGGCAGGCATCGGTTCGGTCATGGCCCTTGCCGAGCGGTTGTTCCTAGCGGCTCGGTTCGGACCCGAGAGCGCAGGCCGCTTTGCCGTCGCCATGTCCCTGGCGATGCTCATTCATGGCCTGATGCAGAGTGCCAATCTTAGACTTCCCCAATTGCTGTCCAGCGCGCTCAGACAAGGCGGTAGGTCCGATATGGAGGCGATATACCGATTCGCGATGCGCCTGACTCTGGCCGCGACGGCTCTTGTCATGACGCTTGTTCTTGCCCTTGGCGAACGGTTCCTGCTGCTTTGGCTCGGACAGGAGTTCGGGAGCAATGTGGTTCCACTCCTGCCCTGGCTCGCCGTTGCCATGTCTGGACTGGCTGTTGCCGTGCCCGTCTGGATGCTAGCCGATGTCGCGGGGCAGGAACGCCTGAACATCGCGCTCATGGCGGGGCTCATGCTGGCCTGGGCGATATGCGCCGCAATCCTTGTGCCGCGACAGGGGGCCGACGGCATTGCGCTGGCACGCCTATCCGTGCCGTTCTGTGTGGCAATCTACGTGGTCGCCGTCGAATTTCGCGTGTTCGGAGCCTTTGCCGGGGCGTTCTGGGCCTTGACGATGCTGCGCTGTGGTCTTGTCGCAGCAATGACATTCGCGCTCGCAACGCATTTTGCGCCGCATGGCTGGTCGGGCCTCGTGGCCACGGCCTTTGCCTCGGTGGCGGTCAATCTTGTTGCCGGTCTTCTCACAGGCTTGTTGCGACCGTTGGATTTGGAGGCGAAGCACGGATGA